Proteins co-encoded in one Anomaloglossus baeobatrachus isolate aAnoBae1 chromosome 3 unlocalized genomic scaffold, aAnoBae1.hap1 SUPER_3_unloc_2, whole genome shotgun sequence genomic window:
- the LOC142258717 gene encoding uncharacterized protein LOC142258717 — protein MQNTADTMEKGEMDVQGDERSRDLSTDDCTRSPTQNAKGSESNKEAKPYSCSECEKCFTQKSKLITHERIHTGEKPYSCSECGKCFSLKSNLITHERIHTGEKPYSCAECGKCFAQKSSLVRHERIHTGEKTYSCAECGKCFDQKSNLITHERIHTGVKPYSCSECGKCFAHKLALITHERNHTGEKPYSCSECEKCFDRKSNLITHERIHTGEKPYSCSECGKCFDQKSNLITHERIHTGEKPYSCSECEKCFAHKLSLITHERNHTGEKPYSCSECEKCFDRKSNLITHERIHTGEKPYSCSECGKCFDQKSNLITHERIHTGVKPYSCSECGKCFAHKLALITHERNHTGEKPYSCSECEKCFAHKLALITHERNHTGEKPYSCSECEKCFAQKSALMTHERFHTGVKPYSCSECEKCFALKSDLVKHERIHTGEKPYSCSECGKCFAQKSELVQHLRIHTGEKPYSCSECEKCFAHKLALITHERNHTGEKPYSCSECGKCFDRKSNLITHERIHTGEKPYSCSECGKCFNRKSDRVAHERIHTGEKPYSCSECGKCFALKSLLIRHERIHTGVKP, from the exons atgcagaacactgcagacacaatggaaaaaggagaaatggatgtgcagggtgatgaacggagtagagacctttccacag atgactgtaccaggagtcccacacagaatgctaagggaagtgaaagtaacaaagaagcaaagccatattcatgttcagaatgtgagaaatgttttactcagaaatcaaaactcattacacatgagagaattcacacaggagagaagccatattcatgttcagaatgtggaaaatgtttttctctgaaatcaaatctcattacacatgagagaattcacacaggagagaagccatattcatgtgcagaatgtggaaaatgttttgctcagaaatcaagtcttgttagacatgagagaattcacacaggagagaagacatattcatgtgcagaatgtgggaaatgttttgatcagaaatcaaatcttattacacatgagagaattcacacaggagtgaagccatattcatgttcagaatgtgggaaatgttttgctcataaATTggctctcattacacatgagagaaatcacacaggagagaagccatattcatgttcagaatgtgagaaatgttttgatcggaaatcaaatcttattacacatgagagaattcacacaggagagaagccatattcatgttcagaatgtgggaaatgttttgatcagaaatcaaatcttattacacatgagagaattcacacaggagagaagccatattcatgttcagaatgtgagaaatgttttgctcataAATTgtctctcattacacatgagagaaatcacacaggagagaagccatattcatgttcagaatgtgagaaatgttttgatcggaaatcaaatcttattacacatgagagaattcacacaggagagaagccatattcatgttcagaatgtgggaaatgttttgatcagaaatcaaatcttattacacatgagagaattcacacaggagtgaagccatattcatgttcagaatgtgggaaatgttttgctcataaATTggctctcattacacatgagagaaatcacacaggagagaagccatattcatgttcagaatgtgagaaatgttttgctcataAATTggctctcattacacatgagagaaatcacacaggagagaagccatattcatgttcagaatgtgagaaatgttttgctcagaaatcagctcTCATGACACATGAGAgatttcacacaggagtgaagccatattcatgttcagaatgtgagaaatgttttgctttgaaatcagatcttgttaaacatgagagaattcacacaggagagaagccatattcatgttcagaatgtgggaaatgttttgcacagaaatcagaacttgttcaacatttgagaattcacacaggagagaagccatattcatgttcagaatgtgagaaatgttttgctcataAATTggctctcattacacatgagagaaatcacacaggagagaagccatattcatgttcagaatgtgggaaatgttttgatcggaaatcaaatcttattacacatgagagaattcacacaggagagaagccatattcatgttcagaatgtgggaaatgttttaatcggaaATCAGATCGTgttgcacatgagagaattcacacaggagagaagccatattcatgttcagaatgtgggaaatgttttgctttgaaatcacttcttattagacatgagagaattcacacaggagtgaagccatag